The following proteins are co-located in the Schistocerca nitens isolate TAMUIC-IGC-003100 chromosome 2, iqSchNite1.1, whole genome shotgun sequence genome:
- the LOC126235984 gene encoding uncharacterized protein LOC126235984: MLRQAVTLMFLAVIASASYPKITVVFQDPLDYQAESKCCMGAFDTPHRYDGEYQVTALYLTSHVRNYVTLEIGPEVQDIRIKMSEWPLGADGWTVVGTGNYSQLADPVQLLRVPISYKTTPNATYLFEIIYYGSYTYPVYWYMDVSAGPYNTTYNSNPFIIGIEYEYL, encoded by the coding sequence CGTCGTACCCGAAGATAACGGTGGTGTTCCAAGACCCTTTGGACTACCAGGCGGAGTCCAAGTGCTGCATGGGCGCCTTCGACACTCCGCACCGCTACGATGGCGAATACCAGGTTACCGCCCTGTACCTCACCAGCCACGTGCGTAACTACGTGACGCTGGAGATAGGCCCAGAGGTGCAGGACATCAGGATCAAGATGAGCGAGTGGCCGTTGGGTGCCGACGGATGGACCGTCGTCGGCACTGGAAACTACTCGCAACTCGCCGACCCCGTCCAGCTGCTGAGGGTCCCCATCAGCTACAAGACGACACCAAACGCAACCTATCTGTTCGAGATCATATACTACGGGAGCTACACCTACCCTGTGTACTGGTACATGGATGTATCTGCGGGCCCATACAATACAACATACAACTCCAATCCTTTTATAATCGGTATTGAGTACGAGTATTTGTAA
- the LOC126235983 gene encoding uncharacterized protein LOC126235983, translating to MFIMIKQTVSLLLLIACAAAYPKVSMLFRDTQNYVGEAQCCVGIFNTPHTYKDVYRVTALYLSSHLRNLENNTVGPMQQDIHITMSQQTSDGVWHVVSAYNYTEVAEPLQLLRIPVDYTTKTQSGFIFEIWYGGPLTYPRYSPYNIAVAPYNTSFNYFILGMDYEYLGVPV from the exons ATGTTCATCATGATAAAGCAGACGGTGTCTCTGCTGTTGTTGATAGCGTGTGCAG CCGCTTACCCCAAGGTGTCGATGCTGTTCCGGGATACACAGAACTATGTGGGCGAGGCGCAGTGCTGCGTAGGCATCTTCAACACGCCGCACACCTACAAGGACGTGTACAGGGTGACTGCTCTTTACCTCAGCTCCCACCTGCGCAACTTGGAGAACAACACGGTGGGCCCTATGCAACAGGACATCCACATCACCATGAGCCAGCAGACTTCCGATGGCGTGTGGCACGTGGTCTCCGCCTACAACTACACAGAAGTCGCGGAACCCCTCCAGCTCCTGAGGATACCCGTCGACTACACCACCAAAACACAGTCCGGGTTCATATTCGAGATCTGGTACGGCGGACCTCTCACCTACCCGCGTTATTCGCCTTACAATATCGCCGTTGCTCCGTACAACACCTCATTCAACTACTTCATTCTGGGTATGGATTACGAGTACCTCGGTGTTCCTGTGTGA